CGAGGCTGAAAGCGAGGACAGGCAGGCTTCGAGCGGGGTGGCGAACCGCAGAACGAAAGTCCATCGTGGCTCCGGGCGGGAAGGATGCACGGGCGAGCACCGGCTCACGGGCTTGTCGCGGGAGTCGCGCGCCGCGCTCAGTGCGCTTCGATGCGCGAGCCGCGGGCGTAGACGCCCAGCCGCTTCCACAGGGTGGTGACGCGGCGAGCTTCTTCAAGCGCGGCCCCCTCCAGCCGCCCCTCCCAGTCGAGGTAGAAGAGATACTCCCAGGGCTTGCCGACGATCGGCCGCGACTCGATCTTGGTCAGGTTCATGCCGGCGCCTTGCAGAACGCCCAAGAGCGTCGCCAGCGAGCCGGGCTCGTGGCGCAAACCGGCGATCACCGAGGTCTTCACCACACCGTCGTCCGGCGGCTCCTGCTCGGCGCGGGAGAGCACGACCATGCGCGTGAAGTTGTCGGCGTGCGATTGAATGTCGGTCGCCAGCGGCTCCAGGCCGTAGCGCACGCCGGCCAGCCGCGGCGCGATCGCGGCGGCGTCGCGCAGGCCGCGATCGGCGACCAGCTTGGCGGCGCCGGCGGTATCGAAGGCGGCTTCCGGCTCCATTGAGGGGTGGGCACGCAGGTAGTCGGCGGTCTGCGCCAGCGCCTGCGGGTGCGAGTAGACCCGGCGCACGTCCTCCAGCTTCACGCCGGGCAATGCCAACAACTGGTAGCGCACGTGCTGATAGAGCTCGCCGACGATGAACACCGGCCGCTCGATCAGCAGGTCGTAGCTGTCGATCACGCTGCCGGCCAGCGAGTTTTCGAT
This genomic window from Dehalococcoidia bacterium contains:
- a CDS encoding prephenate dehydratase, whose amino-acid sequence is MTTRVAYQGVPGANSEIATLGYFGEGVEPVPTPSFAALFESVLAGQTDFGVLPIENSLAGSVIDSYDLLIERPVFIVGELYQHVRYQLLALPGVKLEDVRRVYSHPQALAQTADYLRAHPSMEPEAAFDTAGAAKLVADRGLRDAAAIAPRLAGVRYGLEPLATDIQSHADNFTRMVVLSRAEQEPPDDGVVKTSVIAGLRHEPGSLATLLGVLQGAGMNLTKIESRPIVGKPWEYLFYLDWEGRLEGAALEEARRVTTLWKRLGVYARGSRIEAH